Proteins encoded in a region of the Haloglomus salinum genome:
- a CDS encoding MmgE/PrpD family protein: MATDVPGESTAASDDAPPEDAVAAGGAVEAPEEADPDRRPFVETAAEWAAGLRFGRIPAPVRRAAAAQLTSTVGAAVWTLDHPIGDHVLDTVRAEFPADEGATATLPGAGPMPVRGACYGAAALAMAMDFDDTVLGGHTGHSAALVPYLFAETHVDDLEYPGRRALRAHVAANEIAARVASAAAVGPFRGQQTAYVHSVGAAVARGVVEGDDAETLADAIAIALGQPPWPLVPDFLGSDAKVLSAAEPTLAGLSAVSAARNGLTGNTDILEAEDGFLEEFSDLPLPEFLGGLGERWHTRAVTVKPYPGCAYVTAPVHAALQVRREVREAVAPETDHAEITGVRVDGSLFSHEVDQLATRYTDRTESPLASLNFSIPYNVAVALRDGEHTPRQLRPERVGDEAVWELADRVHIEHDPEFTMRALRSEVPLGAMLRRVGWKVIPYSAKSVGPVTALKNLPTLLRFVRKRPLPDDLSGADKAMGARVTVRLADGREFSETCEHPPGFAGRALDETRAIARRKLSDAMEARGTDRDDAERVAREVRDVTETDATLADVDAVLGP, encoded by the coding sequence ATGGCGACGGACGTACCCGGCGAGTCCACGGCGGCGAGCGACGACGCACCGCCCGAGGACGCGGTGGCGGCCGGGGGCGCGGTGGAGGCGCCCGAGGAGGCCGACCCCGATCGCCGCCCGTTCGTCGAGACCGCAGCCGAGTGGGCAGCGGGGCTCCGATTCGGTCGTATCCCGGCTCCGGTCCGGCGGGCCGCGGCCGCGCAGTTGACCAGTACCGTCGGCGCGGCGGTCTGGACGCTCGACCATCCCATCGGCGACCACGTCCTCGACACCGTCCGGGCGGAGTTCCCGGCCGACGAGGGCGCAACCGCGACCCTGCCCGGTGCGGGGCCGATGCCCGTCCGGGGGGCGTGTTACGGCGCGGCCGCGCTCGCGATGGCGATGGACTTCGACGACACCGTCCTCGGGGGGCATACCGGCCACAGCGCCGCGCTCGTCCCGTACCTGTTCGCGGAGACCCACGTCGACGACCTCGAGTACCCCGGGCGGCGCGCGCTCCGGGCCCACGTCGCGGCCAACGAGATCGCCGCGCGGGTCGCCAGCGCGGCCGCTGTCGGCCCGTTCCGGGGCCAGCAGACCGCCTACGTCCACAGCGTCGGCGCCGCCGTCGCGCGCGGCGTGGTGGAGGGCGACGACGCGGAGACGCTGGCCGATGCCATCGCCATCGCGCTGGGCCAACCGCCCTGGCCGCTCGTCCCGGACTTCCTCGGGTCGGATGCGAAGGTGCTCTCGGCGGCCGAACCGACGCTCGCGGGGCTGTCGGCCGTCTCAGCCGCGCGGAACGGTCTGACCGGGAACACCGACATCCTGGAGGCCGAGGACGGCTTCCTCGAGGAGTTCTCGGACCTGCCGCTCCCGGAGTTCCTCGGGGGGCTGGGCGAGCGCTGGCACACCCGCGCCGTGACGGTGAAGCCGTACCCCGGCTGTGCGTACGTGACGGCACCCGTCCACGCCGCGTTGCAGGTCAGGAGAGAGGTCCGCGAGGCCGTCGCTCCGGAGACCGACCACGCGGAGATCACCGGTGTCCGCGTCGACGGCTCCCTGTTCAGCCACGAGGTCGACCAGCTCGCGACCCGGTACACCGACCGGACCGAGAGCCCGCTCGCGTCGCTCAACTTCTCCATCCCGTACAACGTGGCCGTGGCGCTCCGTGACGGGGAACACACGCCGCGGCAGTTGCGCCCGGAGCGCGTCGGCGACGAGGCCGTCTGGGAACTGGCCGACCGTGTCCACATCGAACACGACCCCGAGTTCACGATGCGGGCGCTCCGGTCGGAGGTGCCGCTGGGCGCGATGCTCCGACGGGTCGGCTGGAAGGTCATCCCGTACTCGGCGAAGAGCGTCGGGCCCGTGACCGCACTGAAGAACCTCCCGACGCTGCTCCGGTTCGTCCGGAAGCGCCCGCTCCCCGACGACCTCTCGGGGGCGGACAAGGCGATGGGCGCGCGGGTCACCGTCCGGCTCGCGGACGGCCGCGAGTTCAGCGAGACGTGCGAACACCCGCCCGGGTTCGCGGGTCGGGCGCTCGACGAGACCCGCGCCATCGCCCGCCGGAAGCTCTCCGACGCGATGGAAGCGCGGGGCACCGACCGCGACGATGCCGAGCGCGTCGCCCGCGAGGTGCGCGACGTGACCGAGACCGACGCCACGCTGGCGGACGTGGACGCGGTGCTGGGACCATGA
- a CDS encoding diacylglycerol/lipid kinase family protein, with amino-acid sequence MSDDADADAGADTDAVARAGATPTLPERVGAVVNPTAGDGEGRRLARTFAARYGDTVAREVTQGPGDVPRATRALAGDVDLLVSVGGDGTLREVASALYAWSEETGGDPPPLFVVPAGRGNSVYRHLYGDTDWRELAARLGEGVVGRPLELTAVETEPPTEARYSVLGVTVGLFRHALDGAERFRALPGPLAYLLGTATATLFADPVAVRVGRADERLFAGEARLVAVGGGRYRGGTTRLLPDSRPGDGRLHALVLEPVGGREALAIARAARNGDHLDHSAVHHFTGGTFDVRAGAGTGAASGTLPAEIDGTPLPDLTDLHCEVVPEALSVAYPAAVAQGGR; translated from the coding sequence ATGAGCGACGACGCCGACGCTGACGCGGGTGCCGACACCGACGCGGTCGCCCGGGCGGGTGCGACCCCGACCCTCCCCGAGCGCGTCGGGGCGGTCGTCAACCCGACCGCCGGCGACGGGGAGGGCCGGCGGCTCGCGCGGACCTTCGCCGCGCGCTACGGCGACACGGTCGCGCGCGAGGTGACGCAGGGTCCCGGCGACGTGCCCCGGGCGACGCGGGCACTCGCGGGCGACGTGGACTTGCTCGTCAGCGTCGGCGGCGACGGCACGCTCCGGGAAGTCGCGAGCGCGCTGTACGCGTGGAGCGAGGAGACGGGCGGGGACCCGCCGCCGCTGTTCGTCGTCCCGGCGGGCCGGGGCAACAGCGTCTACCGGCACCTGTACGGCGACACGGACTGGCGCGAACTCGCCGCGCGGCTGGGCGAGGGCGTCGTGGGGCGGCCGCTCGAACTGACGGCCGTGGAGACGGAGCCGCCGACCGAGGCCCGGTACTCCGTGCTGGGCGTGACGGTCGGGCTGTTCCGGCACGCGCTGGACGGTGCCGAGCGGTTCCGTGCGCTCCCGGGACCGCTGGCGTACCTTCTCGGGACGGCGACGGCGACGCTGTTCGCCGACCCCGTCGCGGTCCGGGTGGGCCGCGCCGACGAGCGCCTGTTCGCGGGCGAGGCCCGCCTCGTCGCCGTCGGTGGCGGGCGCTACCGCGGCGGCACGACGCGCCTGTTGCCTGACTCGCGCCCGGGCGATGGCCGACTCCACGCGCTCGTTCTCGAACCCGTGGGCGGGCGTGAGGCGCTCGCCATCGCGCGGGCGGCCCGGAACGGCGACCATCTCGACCACTCCGCGGTCCACCACTTCACCGGCGGGACGTTCGACGTGCGGGCGGGCGCCGGCACCGGCGCGGCGAGCGGGACGCTCCCGGCCGAGATCGACGGGACGCCGCTGCCGGACCTGACCGACCTCCACTGCGAGGTGGTCCCGGAGGCGCTGTCGGTGGCCTACCCCGCCGCCGTGGCGCAGGGAGGCCGGTAG
- a CDS encoding tRNA uridine(34) 5-carboxymethylaminomethyl modification radical SAM/GNAT enzyme Elp3, protein MSTDTDQPPEETEAFQRVIEELAERVLAGDLERDEVESAKLDACSRHGAPKVPRNSDIMDAIPERRDELESVLRRKPVRTASGVSPVAVMTAPHNCPHGQCLYCPGGPDSEFSSAQSYTGDEPAAARGQQNDYDPYGQVTLRLNQLRKIGHPVDKVELIVMGGTMTARSHDYQEWFVKRALEAMNEFDPGAEATPSESESFAPEGVPEFRYLEDVIAANETGDVRCIGVTFETKPDWCDPEQVNRMLSLGGTKVEVGVQTTFERVNREMHRGHGVQASMDANRRLRDAAFKVGFHTMPGQPGMSERMVVEDFRQLFSDPAWRPDYLKIYPTLVVDDTVTYDMYRRGEFEPLSSERAAELVAEVMADLPRYVRLQRVQRDIPAGHIEAGVQKSNLRQLAWQAMDDHGWECECIRCREVGMNDEQPEHVTRDTIEYEAAGGTEQFISYEDFEKDLLVGFCRLRFPDEPVRRELEDAALVRELHVYGNEVGVGQAGDGDGGSHQHQGYGRKLLHEAEQRARDAGYSKLSVISGIGVREYYREKLGYFQDGPYVSTYLE, encoded by the coding sequence ATGAGCACCGACACCGACCAGCCACCGGAGGAGACCGAGGCGTTCCAGCGCGTCATCGAGGAACTGGCCGAGCGCGTCCTCGCGGGCGACCTCGAGCGCGACGAGGTCGAGAGCGCCAAGCTCGACGCCTGCTCGCGCCATGGCGCGCCGAAGGTGCCGCGCAACAGCGACATCATGGACGCCATCCCGGAGCGCCGTGACGAGCTGGAGTCGGTCCTCCGGCGCAAGCCCGTCCGGACGGCATCGGGCGTCTCCCCCGTGGCGGTGATGACGGCACCGCACAACTGCCCGCACGGGCAGTGCCTCTACTGTCCGGGCGGTCCCGATTCGGAGTTCTCCAGCGCGCAGAGCTACACCGGTGACGAACCCGCCGCGGCGCGCGGCCAGCAGAACGACTACGACCCGTACGGGCAGGTGACGCTGCGACTGAACCAGCTCCGGAAGATCGGCCACCCCGTGGACAAGGTCGAACTCATCGTGATGGGCGGGACGATGACCGCCCGGAGCCACGACTACCAGGAGTGGTTCGTCAAGCGGGCCTTGGAGGCGATGAACGAGTTCGACCCGGGGGCGGAGGCGACGCCCTCGGAGTCCGAGAGCTTCGCGCCCGAGGGGGTGCCGGAGTTCCGGTACCTCGAAGACGTCATCGCTGCGAACGAGACGGGCGACGTGCGCTGCATCGGCGTCACGTTCGAGACGAAGCCCGACTGGTGCGACCCGGAGCAGGTCAACCGGATGCTCTCGCTCGGCGGGACGAAGGTCGAGGTCGGTGTCCAGACCACCTTCGAGCGCGTCAACCGCGAGATGCACCGCGGGCACGGCGTGCAGGCGTCGATGGACGCCAACCGCCGGCTCCGGGACGCCGCGTTCAAGGTCGGCTTCCACACGATGCCCGGCCAGCCCGGGATGAGCGAGCGGATGGTCGTCGAGGACTTCCGGCAGCTGTTCAGCGACCCGGCGTGGCGGCCGGACTACCTGAAGATATACCCCACCCTGGTGGTCGACGACACCGTCACCTACGACATGTACCGCCGCGGCGAGTTCGAGCCCCTGTCCAGCGAGCGCGCGGCCGAACTGGTCGCCGAGGTGATGGCCGACCTGCCGCGGTACGTCCGCCTCCAGCGGGTGCAGCGCGACATCCCCGCCGGTCACATCGAGGCCGGGGTCCAGAAGTCGAACCTCCGGCAGCTCGCGTGGCAGGCGATGGACGACCACGGCTGGGAGTGCGAGTGCATCCGCTGCCGGGAGGTCGGGATGAACGACGAGCAGCCCGAGCACGTGACCCGCGACACCATCGAGTACGAGGCCGCCGGCGGCACGGAGCAGTTCATCAGCTACGAGGACTTCGAGAAGGACCTGCTGGTGGGGTTCTGCCGGCTCCGGTTCCCAGATGAGCCGGTCCGCCGGGAGCTGGAGGACGCGGCGCTGGTCCGCGAACTGCACGTCTACGGCAACGAGGTCGGCGTCGGGCAGGCTGGCGACGGCGACGGCGGTTCACACCAGCACCAGGGGTACGGCCGGAAGCTCCTGCACGAGGCCGAACAGCGCGCCCGCGACGCGGGTTACTCGAAGCTCTCGGTCATCTCGGGCATCGGCGTCCGGGAGTACTACCGCGAGAAGCTGGGCTACTTCCAGGACGGTCCGTACGTCTCGACGTACCTGGAGTGA
- a CDS encoding alpha/beta fold hydrolase gives MSGSNDGDDDSWLDRWRRPLVLGGLALAGAVGAGLAWAHRRDLPPEELEPEYAEGEDDFLDVAGMRVHYRDEGPRDAPALLCLHGTFSSLHTWDGWVEELTDEYRVVRPDLPGHGLTGPHPENRYTMAAYVAFVAAFLDELGIEECVVAGNSRGGEIAWQFALDHPERVPALVLVDSMGFPMAFDSPFGIIELPWVPNAIARLTPRRLIRRSVRDIYGDPSRVSPELVDRYHDLIRREGNRDAGVELVRRDVNAVHRHGELADLRVPTLVLWGEEDYLIPPWFGEDFAETLPDAELTTYADAGHTPMEEIPERTAADVRRFLGARLDGEG, from the coding sequence GTGTCCGGGAGCAACGACGGCGACGACGACAGTTGGCTCGACCGGTGGCGACGCCCGCTCGTGCTCGGCGGGCTCGCACTCGCGGGAGCCGTCGGCGCCGGACTGGCGTGGGCCCACCGACGCGACCTGCCGCCCGAGGAACTCGAGCCGGAGTACGCCGAGGGCGAGGACGACTTCCTCGACGTGGCCGGCATGCGCGTCCACTACCGCGACGAGGGCCCGCGCGACGCGCCCGCCCTCCTCTGTCTGCACGGGACCTTCTCCTCACTGCACACCTGGGACGGCTGGGTCGAGGAACTGACCGACGAGTACCGTGTCGTGCGCCCGGACCTCCCGGGCCACGGCCTGACGGGCCCGCACCCCGAGAATCGGTACACGATGGCCGCGTACGTCGCGTTCGTGGCCGCGTTCCTGGACGAACTCGGTATCGAGGAGTGCGTCGTCGCCGGGAACTCGCGGGGCGGCGAGATCGCCTGGCAGTTCGCGCTCGACCACCCCGAGCGCGTCCCCGCGCTCGTGCTCGTGGACTCGATGGGGTTCCCGATGGCCTTCGACAGCCCGTTCGGTATCATCGAGTTGCCGTGGGTCCCGAACGCCATCGCCCGGCTGACGCCCCGGCGGCTCATCCGCCGGAGCGTCCGCGACATCTACGGCGACCCTTCGCGGGTCTCGCCCGAACTGGTCGACCGCTACCACGACCTCATCCGGCGCGAGGGGAACCGCGACGCGGGCGTCGAACTCGTCCGGCGCGACGTGAACGCCGTCCACCGCCACGGGGAACTCGCCGACCTGCGGGTGCCGACGCTGGTGCTGTGGGGCGAAGAGGACTACCTCATCCCGCCGTGGTTCGGCGAGGACTTCGCCGAGACGCTCCCGGACGCCGAACTCACCACGTACGCGGACGCCGGTCACACGCCGATGGAGGAGATTCCCGAGCGGACGGCGGCCGACGTGCGGCGGTTCCTCGGTGCGCGGCTGGACGGCGAGGGATGA
- a CDS encoding winged helix-turn-helix domain-containing protein, which produces MSGEYDTGSGAVTVERRSPEAVFGLLGDESRLRILQALGETPDEPVPFSELHRRSEVDDSGRFNYHLGKLRGTFVRRADDGYELTYAGRQVIGAMYAGIYTANATVETIPVDGACPVCGGDLAAAYAEETARVDCTECEDFYNEFAFPPGSLDQFDPEELPLAFDHWMSHVMRGVAAGFCQTCAGRMEGRLVVDEEGERLAGLPAHVAYACDRCGSIATASGGTPTMFHPAVTGFLYDHGFETGHSPTWLLGDIGLPTGDLVSEDPPRMRVRLEHDGEAVVAMVEADAGISSVERTSA; this is translated from the coding sequence ATGAGTGGCGAGTACGACACCGGTAGCGGCGCCGTCACCGTCGAGCGACGGTCACCGGAGGCGGTCTTCGGGCTGCTGGGCGACGAGAGCCGCCTGCGAATCCTGCAGGCGCTCGGCGAGACGCCCGACGAGCCCGTCCCCTTCTCGGAACTGCATCGCCGGTCGGAGGTCGACGACAGCGGCCGGTTCAACTACCACCTCGGGAAGCTCCGGGGGACCTTCGTCCGCCGGGCCGACGACGGGTACGAACTGACCTACGCCGGCCGGCAGGTCATCGGCGCGATGTACGCCGGCATCTACACCGCGAACGCGACGGTGGAGACCATCCCGGTCGACGGGGCCTGCCCGGTCTGTGGCGGCGACCTCGCCGCGGCCTACGCCGAGGAGACCGCGCGTGTCGACTGCACCGAGTGCGAGGACTTCTACAACGAGTTCGCGTTCCCGCCGGGGAGTCTCGACCAGTTCGACCCCGAGGAACTCCCGCTCGCGTTCGACCACTGGATGAGCCACGTCATGAGAGGGGTCGCCGCCGGGTTCTGCCAGACCTGCGCCGGGCGGATGGAGGGCCGGCTCGTCGTCGACGAGGAGGGGGAGCGACTCGCGGGCCTCCCGGCGCACGTGGCGTACGCCTGCGACCGCTGCGGAAGCATCGCGACCGCCTCCGGTGGGACGCCGACGATGTTCCATCCGGCGGTCACGGGATTCCTCTACGACCACGGCTTCGAGACCGGGCACAGTCCGACGTGGTTGCTCGGGGACATCGGCCTCCCGACTGGCGACCTCGTCTCCGAGGACCCACCCCGGATGCGGGTCCGCCTGGAACACGACGGCGAGGCCGTCGTCGCGATGGTCGAGGCCGACGCGGGCATCAGCAGTGTCGAGCGGACGAGCGCGTAA
- a CDS encoding ABC transporter permease subunit: MSWAVVARKDFRDARLSRGLWAVTGLFVLMSVGFAVLYGTVPAVSQDIGEVSTLGFLTLLIGAVTLFVSIAAIVVGAGSIAGERASGSSKLLLGFPHSRADVVLGKLVGRTAVLGAAIVVGLAITLVVALVLFDSFAPVDYAVFTAMTLVLALVYIGIMVAISATTGSGGRAMAFGIGAFVVLEVLADIVPLAALFVVNGFSLPGGATVPGWVAFLNVVTPSAAYTNALGWFLGDGTATAAALGAQLAGPVPFYLTGWASMTVLAAWLVVPLALGYGRFARADL; this comes from the coding sequence ATGAGCTGGGCCGTCGTCGCGCGGAAGGACTTCCGGGACGCCCGCCTCTCGCGGGGCCTCTGGGCCGTCACGGGCCTGTTCGTCCTCATGTCGGTCGGCTTCGCGGTGCTGTACGGCACGGTCCCGGCCGTGAGCCAGGACATCGGCGAGGTGAGTACGCTCGGCTTCCTGACGCTGCTCATCGGCGCGGTGACGCTGTTCGTCTCCATCGCCGCCATCGTCGTCGGCGCTGGGTCCATCGCCGGCGAGCGCGCCAGCGGCTCCAGCAAGCTCCTCCTGGGCTTCCCCCACAGCCGCGCGGACGTGGTCCTCGGAAAGCTCGTCGGCCGGACCGCCGTCCTCGGCGCGGCTATCGTGGTCGGCCTGGCCATAACGCTCGTGGTGGCACTGGTCCTGTTCGACTCGTTCGCCCCCGTCGACTACGCCGTCTTCACCGCGATGACGCTCGTCCTCGCGCTGGTCTACATCGGCATCATGGTCGCCATCTCTGCTACGACGGGGAGCGGCGGCCGCGCGATGGCCTTCGGTATCGGCGCGTTCGTCGTCCTCGAGGTCCTCGCGGACATCGTCCCACTGGCGGCGCTGTTCGTCGTCAACGGCTTCTCGCTGCCCGGTGGCGCGACGGTTCCGGGGTGGGTGGCGTTCCTGAACGTCGTCACGCCGAGTGCGGCGTACACGAACGCACTGGGCTGGTTCCTCGGTGACGGCACCGCGACCGCGGCGGCGCTGGGCGCACAGCTCGCTGGCCCGGTCCCGTTCTACCTGACCGGCTGGGCCAGCATGACGGTCCTCGCGGCGTGGCTGGTCGTCCCGCTGGCGCTGGGCTACGGCCGGTTCGCCCGCGCCGACCTCTGA
- a CDS encoding ABC transporter ATP-binding protein translates to MSAIELTGVTKRYGDVTALDDVSLSVAEGEIFGFLGPNGAGKSTTIDILLDFVRPTAGSATVLGHDTQADSLAVRRQVGVLPDGYHLYDRLTARQHLEFAVASKHAADDIDAVLERVGLADAADRTAGGFSKGMKQRLVLAMALVGEPDILVLDEPTTGLDPNGARRMRDIIREERDRGATVFFSSHILEQVEAVCDRVGILREGRLVAVDTIDALRGALGSEARLTLTVEPVSDAVVAAVAAVEGVSSVREDGHGQLSVACEESAKTAVLTAVEAAGARLLDFDTEEVSLEELFAAYTEDAPDAPAEGEADAPAPDDEATEVRA, encoded by the coding sequence ATGAGTGCAATCGAACTGACCGGTGTAACGAAGCGGTACGGCGACGTGACCGCGCTCGACGACGTGAGCCTCTCCGTGGCGGAGGGCGAGATATTCGGCTTCCTCGGGCCGAACGGTGCCGGGAAGTCGACGACCATCGACATCCTGCTCGACTTCGTGCGCCCGACCGCGGGCTCGGCGACGGTCCTCGGCCACGACACGCAGGCCGACTCGCTGGCGGTCCGGCGACAGGTGGGCGTCCTCCCGGACGGCTACCACCTCTACGACCGGCTGACCGCCCGGCAGCACCTCGAGTTCGCGGTCGCGTCGAAGCACGCGGCCGACGACATCGACGCGGTCCTCGAGCGCGTCGGCCTCGCGGACGCGGCCGACCGGACGGCCGGCGGCTTCTCGAAGGGGATGAAACAGCGGCTCGTCCTCGCGATGGCGCTCGTGGGGGAGCCGGACATCCTCGTCCTCGACGAGCCGACGACCGGGCTGGACCCGAACGGCGCACGCCGGATGCGCGATATCATCCGCGAGGAGCGCGACCGCGGCGCGACGGTGTTCTTCTCCTCGCACATCCTCGAACAGGTCGAGGCAGTCTGTGACCGCGTCGGCATCCTCCGCGAGGGTCGCCTCGTCGCGGTCGACACCATCGACGCGCTGCGGGGCGCACTGGGCAGCGAGGCCCGGCTCACCCTCACCGTCGAGCCCGTGAGCGACGCGGTCGTCGCAGCGGTCGCCGCGGTCGAGGGCGTCTCCAGCGTCCGCGAGGACGGCCACGGCCAGCTCTCGGTCGCCTGCGAGGAGTCCGCGAAGACGGCGGTCCTCACCGCGGTCGAGGCCGCCGGCGCCCGCCTGCTCGACTTCGACACCGAGGAGGTGTCGCTGGAGGAGCTGTTCGCCGCCTACACCGAGGACGCGCCGGATGCCCCCGCGGAGGGAGAGGCCGACGCGCCAGCACCCGACGACGAGGCCACGGAGGTGCGCGCATGA
- a CDS encoding CPBP family intramembrane glutamic endopeptidase — METNTRTDLSGIDPTTDAPSRLRAVLFAIGVTVGAALYVPLVVGSAAELWALLGNDGFLVPFAVGGTLATISLGAMAYYYVRYTSLAVPVRLPTRRDLAWVVVGIVVPLAVQIGLIVVGSRFGVQPVGGGIDAAAAADPVLVYSLALVSALFLIGPVEELLYRGVVQGRLRQSFGPVAAIGLTSLGFAAGHVATLVWGGGDPFTLGFGLSLLAIASGSVVLGVVYERTGSLVPAILAHSLFNGLLLALALATVL; from the coding sequence ATGGAGACCAACACTCGTACGGACCTCTCCGGAATCGACCCCACGACCGACGCACCGAGCCGCCTCCGCGCCGTCCTCTTCGCCATCGGTGTCACCGTGGGTGCCGCGCTGTACGTCCCGCTCGTGGTCGGCTCCGCGGCCGAACTGTGGGCCCTGCTCGGGAACGACGGCTTCCTCGTCCCGTTCGCCGTCGGCGGCACGCTCGCGACGATCTCGCTCGGCGCGATGGCGTACTACTACGTCCGCTACACTTCGCTGGCCGTCCCGGTCCGGCTCCCGACGCGACGCGACCTGGCGTGGGTCGTCGTCGGCATCGTCGTCCCGCTGGCCGTCCAGATCGGACTCATCGTGGTCGGCTCCCGGTTCGGTGTCCAGCCGGTCGGCGGCGGTATCGATGCGGCCGCGGCCGCTGACCCCGTGCTGGTGTACTCGCTGGCGCTCGTCTCGGCGCTGTTCCTCATCGGCCCAGTCGAGGAGCTCCTGTACCGCGGTGTCGTCCAGGGCCGGCTCCGCCAGTCGTTCGGTCCCGTCGCGGCCATCGGCCTCACCTCGCTGGGCTTCGCGGCCGGTCACGTCGCGACACTCGTCTGGGGCGGCGGCGACCCGTTCACCCTCGGCTTCGGCCTCTCGCTGCTCGCCATCGCCTCTGGGTCGGTCGTCCTCGGTGTCGTCTACGAGCGCACCGGGAGCCTCGTGCCGGCCATCCTGGCCCACAGCCTGTTCAACGGCCTCCTCCTCGCGCTGGCGCTGGCCACGGTACTCTGA
- the menD gene encoding 2-succinyl-5-enolpyruvyl-6-hydroxy-3-cyclohexene-1-carboxylic-acid synthase, which produces MTDDPPTTEAPNRNTLWGRVVVQELVRSGVHDVCLTPGSRCTPLTNAFVEHPEVRTFTHIDERSSAFFALGRAKATGRPTPLVCTSGTALANYHPAVMEAANARVPMLLLTADRPRVLQDSGANQTVDQEKLYGDAVRAYRTLPEPAVEDRKVRALRTAVARAVTTSTRDAGPPGPVHLNVPFEKPLEPTPVAGDVPDDWADESHALAASGRADERPYVATTPGRPDLSAADRARVVEAIEDAERGLVVAGPADAPTPDRDALLGLARATGFPVLADPLSGLRFGDHVGADGVLVCGGYDSFLDAPAFDPDSSTPAPDLVLRFGASPTSKTLRHYLRDATREAGTRQFVVDPAGGWREAGFVTSDLVVADPTRLAAAISGRVEAGADPAWRERFAAAERTHWETVDEAPASDEQPHEGQVLAKVAERTPDPATLFVSNSMPVRDLDRFGRPRAADLRVLGNRGASGIDGITSSALGAGAGDDDPLVLVTGDLAFYHDANGLLALPRNDLDATVVVINNDGGGIFHVLPIEAHESFTEFFRTPLGVDLSHLAAMYGYDFGRVHAEHDGLGAFADLFDAAVGAPGGHVVEVVVDGEASHRARETLHERVREAVGDGPVEE; this is translated from the coding sequence GTGACCGACGACCCCCCGACGACCGAGGCCCCGAACCGGAACACGCTCTGGGGGCGCGTCGTCGTGCAGGAACTCGTCCGGAGCGGCGTCCACGATGTCTGTCTCACGCCCGGGAGCCGCTGTACGCCCCTGACGAACGCCTTCGTCGAGCATCCCGAGGTGCGGACGTTCACCCACATCGACGAGCGCTCGTCGGCGTTCTTCGCCCTCGGGCGCGCGAAGGCCACGGGCCGGCCGACGCCGCTCGTCTGCACCTCGGGCACTGCGCTCGCGAACTACCACCCGGCCGTGATGGAGGCCGCGAACGCCCGCGTCCCGATGCTGCTCCTGACGGCCGACCGACCCCGTGTCCTGCAGGACTCCGGCGCCAACCAGACCGTCGACCAGGAGAAGCTGTACGGCGACGCTGTCCGCGCGTATCGCACCTTGCCCGAACCCGCAGTCGAGGATAGAAAGGTGCGGGCGCTCCGGACGGCCGTCGCGCGAGCGGTCACCACGTCGACCCGCGACGCGGGCCCGCCCGGGCCCGTCCACCTGAACGTCCCGTTCGAGAAGCCGCTGGAGCCGACGCCGGTGGCGGGCGACGTACCCGACGACTGGGCCGACGAGTCACACGCGCTGGCCGCGAGTGGGCGTGCGGACGAGCGCCCGTACGTGGCAACGACGCCCGGTCGACCGGACCTCTCGGCGGCCGACCGCGCCCGCGTGGTCGAAGCCATCGAGGACGCCGAGCGTGGCCTCGTCGTCGCCGGGCCCGCGGACGCGCCGACGCCCGACCGCGATGCCCTCCTGGGCCTCGCGCGCGCGACGGGCTTCCCGGTGCTCGCGGACCCGCTCTCGGGCCTGCGCTTCGGCGACCACGTCGGCGCCGACGGGGTACTGGTCTGTGGCGGCTACGACTCGTTCCTCGACGCGCCGGCGTTCGACCCCGATTCGTCAACGCCGGCTCCCGACCTCGTGCTCCGCTTCGGCGCCTCGCCCACCTCGAAGACGCTCCGGCACTACCTCCGGGACGCGACGCGCGAAGCGGGCACCCGGCAGTTCGTCGTCGACCCCGCCGGCGGCTGGCGCGAGGCCGGGTTCGTCACCTCGGACCTCGTCGTGGCGGACCCGACACGGCTTGCGGCGGCCATCTCGGGACGCGTCGAGGCGGGCGCCGACCCGGCGTGGCGCGAGCGGTTCGCGGCCGCCGAGCGCACGCACTGGGAGACCGTCGACGAGGCGCCCGCGTCCGACGAGCAGCCTCACGAGGGGCAGGTACTGGCCAAGGTCGCCGAGCGGACGCCGGACCCGGCGACGCTGTTCGTCTCGAACTCGATGCCGGTCCGGGACCTCGACCGGTTCGGCCGCCCGAGAGCTGCGGACCTGCGGGTGCTGGGGAACCGCGGCGCCTCCGGTATCGACGGCATCACCTCCTCGGCGCTCGGTGCGGGCGCGGGCGACGACGACCCGCTCGTCCTGGTGACGGGCGACCTCGCGTTCTACCACGACGCCAACGGGCTGCTCGCGCTCCCGCGCAACGACCTCGACGCCACCGTCGTCGTCATCAACAACGACGGCGGCGGCATCTTCCACGTCCTCCCCATCGAGGCCCACGAGTCGTTCACCGAGTTCTTCCGGACGCCGCTGGGCGTGGACCTCTCGCACCTCGCCGCGATGTACGGCTACGACTTCGGGCGCGTCCACGCCGAGCACGACGGGCTGGGCGCCTTCGCGGACCTGTTCGACGCCGCCGTGGGCGCACCCGGCGGCCACGTGGTCGAGGTCGTCGTCGACGGGGAGGCCTCACACCGCGCCCGCGAGACACTCCACGAGCGCGTTCGCGAGGCAGTCGGGGACGGACCTGTCGAGGAGTAG